GGTCGGCCGGCGGTTCCGTGCCCGGTCACGGCGTCTCCTCGCCCCGTACCGACTGGTGCCAGGACAGCGTCCGCCGCTCGACGAACCGGAAGACCAGGTTCACCGCCAGCCCGAGCAGGCCGGTGACCACGACTAGGGCGTACAGGCCGACGGCGTCCCCGGCGGACCGGGACAGCTCGATCATGCGGCCGAGGCCGGGGTTGCCGATCACCATCTCCGCGGTGACGGCCAGGATGAGCGCCACCGCCGCGGCGAGCCGCAGCCCGGTCATCAGGTACGGCAGGGCGGTCGGCAGGACGAGGTGGGTCAACCGCTCGCGGCGGCGCAGCCCGAAGCTGCGGGCGGTGTCCCGGGCGACCGCGTCGACGTCGGCGACCCCGTAGATCACCTGCACGAACACCTGCCAGAACGACGCGTAGACGATGATCACCAGGGCGGCCTCGCGCTGGATGCCGAACATCAGCACGGCGAGCGGGATCAGGGCGACCGACGGGATGGGACGTAGGAACTCCACCGTCGTGTGGGTCGCGCGCCGCAGGAACGGCACCAGCCCTACGACCGTGCCGAGGACGACGGCGGCGACCGTGGCCACCGTCACCCCGATCGCCCACGACGTCATGGTGCTGCCCAGTCGCCGCCAGAACGCGAGGTCGACGAGCTGCTCGGCCAGCCGGGCGAGCACGTCGGTCACCCGGGGCAGGTACTGCGGGTCGACCAGGCCCAGCGTGGGGACCGCCTGCCAGCAGACGAGGAAGCCGGCCAGGCCGAGGCCGCCCAGCAGCGCCCTGCGTGCCGTGCCAAGGCGTCGGGTGGGGGGCACGCGCATGTCACCTCCGTGGTGGCGCGGACGACGCCGCCCGCCCGGGGCCGGGCGGGCGGCCCGCCGGCTACTGCTGGTGGACGAGGCGGTCGAGATCGGGCTGCCGGTCGAGTACCCGGTACTTCTGCGCGAGTTCGGCGAGCTTCTGCAGGCTCGCCCGGTCGACGTCCCAACCGAACGCCGGCAGCCGGACCGATTCCGCCACCGGCGGCGGCAGCTGCAGGTTGTCCTTGATGGCCTGCCGGACGGCCGGCTCGTTGGCCGGGTCGCCGGCCCACTCCAGGGTCTTCTTCATCGCCGCCGAGAAGTCCTCGACCAGTGCGGCGTCCTTGTCGGTGCGTTCGGTGGTGGTGATCGTGGTGAGGGTGGCCAGGCCGGGCACGACCGCCTGGTAGGGCGCGACGACGAAGGTGTCGCCCCGGCTCTTCAGCTGGGTGACGAACGGCTCCGGCACCCAGGCGGCGTCGATGTTGCCCGCCGCGAGCTGGGCCGGCGCGTCCGGGAAGGCCACCTCGACGAACTTGATCCTGGTCGGGTCGCCGCCGTCCTTCTCCACCGCCGCCATGATCGTGACGTCGCCGGCCGCGCCCAGGCTGTTGACCGCGACCCGTTTGCCCGCCAGATCGGCCGGCCGCCGGATGCCCGACTTCGCCGAGGCCACCACGGCGTTGATGTCGTCGCCGTCGGCGTACGAGGAGGCGTAGTTGCCGATGATGACGACGCCGAGCTTCTGCAGGTCGGCCCGGAACGGACCGAAGGGCTGACCGATGGCGAAGTCGATGTCGCCGTTCATCAGCGCGGGGATGGCCTGGGCGCCGCCCTGGGCGGGCAGCACCTCGACCTGGAGCCCGCGCTCGGCGAAGATCCCCGCCTTGATGCCACCCCACAGCGCGGCGGTCTCGGTGATGGGCAGCGCCGCGACCCGGACCTTGCGCAGGTCACCCGAGGCCTGCGGGGACGGGCTGGACGCGTCGGAGTCGGTACATCCGGTGAGGGCGATCGCGGTGACGGCGATCAGCCCGAGAGCCATGACCTTCTTCATTGACGAGGCCCTTCCTGGGCGGGGGTGGTGGGGTGCGTCGGAAGTCGGCGGTACGCCTCTGATCTGCGGGGGACCGGTGCTGCGGGGAAGCGGTGCTGCGGGGGGGAGCAGAGCTGCGGGGGAGCGGTGCTGCGGGGAAGCGGTGCTGCGGGGGGAGCAGAGCTGCGGGGGAACGGTGCTGCGGGAGACCGGTCGCGGCGTGGGGACGCACGCCGCCGTGCTGGCCATGGTCGGCCACCACGGCATCGAAAGTCAATAATTTCTGACGCCCGTCATGAATGAGTTGAACAACGCTGTGTCGTGGTGGCGTCGCTCCGGCG
Above is a window of Micromonospora rifamycinica DNA encoding:
- a CDS encoding ABC transporter permease; the encoded protein is MRVPPTRRLGTARRALLGGLGLAGFLVCWQAVPTLGLVDPQYLPRVTDVLARLAEQLVDLAFWRRLGSTMTSWAIGVTVATVAAVVLGTVVGLVPFLRRATHTTVEFLRPIPSVALIPLAVLMFGIQREAALVIIVYASFWQVFVQVIYGVADVDAVARDTARSFGLRRRERLTHLVLPTALPYLMTGLRLAAAVALILAVTAEMVIGNPGLGRMIELSRSAGDAVGLYALVVVTGLLGLAVNLVFRFVERRTLSWHQSVRGEETP
- a CDS encoding ABC transporter substrate-binding protein, whose translation is MALGLIAVTAIALTGCTDSDASSPSPQASGDLRKVRVAALPITETAALWGGIKAGIFAERGLQVEVLPAQGGAQAIPALMNGDIDFAIGQPFGPFRADLQKLGVVIIGNYASSYADGDDINAVVASAKSGIRRPADLAGKRVAVNSLGAAGDVTIMAAVEKDGGDPTRIKFVEVAFPDAPAQLAAGNIDAAWVPEPFVTQLKSRGDTFVVAPYQAVVPGLATLTTITTTERTDKDAALVEDFSAAMKKTLEWAGDPANEPAVRQAIKDNLQLPPPVAESVRLPAFGWDVDRASLQKLAELAQKYRVLDRQPDLDRLVHQQ